CTTACAATCACAATACATATTGTTTCCTTttgtcatttttcttcaaaatttgtcACAGATTTTGCGTCCCACCGCCGATATGGGACTTTAACACATTGGACCTCTAGCGTGTGGACACTAGGCTTAACTCAATCTCAAAAGCTAACTCAAGAGGCGAGACATGCCCAAAGACCACGTACAGATACAGATTTTGCCTCCCaccaccgatgtgggatttaACATATCTACCACAGAATAATCAAAGGAGATTAACATAATACAGCCACAACAAAAATCTAATGTCAGAAAGGGAAAAGGGAAGACGAAGAAATGGAAAAGGAAAGACAACGAAATTTGAACTAGTGAACAAAACTACTTTGTATATTCTCGCAAATATGTGAATCCAAAAGACCAAAAATGATTCCAACAAATTCTTACAGGCACTTATCATGGAATAAGTACTACTGGtccaaacacaaaaaaaagatACCTCATAATGTAAAATGTTTCTTTATCAACAgcaatctttcttttttcttcaaacaaTATTTCTCATATTATTTAACATTTCAAAGCTAACACATTCATCTATATACACCAGATGATCACTAAAAAGAACTCTCAATCTCAGATGTCTATagaacaccaaaaataaaaagaaacaaagaatttGTGAAATAGCACCCAAAATCTTATTTACAAGATGGTGGAATAGCTCATTTCTTGGTCTGGTTTTGACACTTTGGACAAACCAAACTCGGGACTAGTGTGTGTTGTGATGAGTTTTTTAGAACCGTAGTTTCATACGCTCCTCAAGTTTGAGTCTTAAATCGCCTTCCGTAGGAACCTCCCCACCACTCTCCAAAGATTTGCTCCACCAAGTAGTTAGTTCATCCTGCAAGGAATTAGAGATGGATTTGAGATTTGAAGTAAATGGATTTGCGATTTGTTATATGTACACGTTTCTTAACTTTATTCACCTCTATATGGCCTGAGTTGAGAGCAGTGAGTGCAAAAGTTAACTAGATTCGCTCACGTAAAGAATAAAGTAAAAACAACTCAAGGAGAAGATGCAGCATCAAATTTAGTATAAACATACGGCCAAGTGCCGAGTAAGAATATGAATCTGGCAAAGCTATTACTtccttaaaagaaaagaaaaaaaaaatgtacttaACATGATATTACCTTCACTTTCCAACAAAAACTATCACGGAAACCTCCACAAAAAATGGGTAGGAAAGAAAATAAGCTAGAAAATAACAAGCTCAGAGAAAGAGGAATCTGCGAAACTATGCATAATGTGTGAATAAAAAGTATATTACCTCCAAAAAGTCTTGGTTGGAGATATACTGGCTTTCCACAAAGCATTTGACTCCACAGACATTAACATATATGCAGTTCTTGGAATCTCTCTctattttttctccttttagACCTGTGGATTCCATAACAGGAAGATATGGCAAGTGTAAACAGATAAAAGAATAACTATCTGTTCTGCATTGAAAGGTGGAAGAAAGTtagaaatgaaaatttattCCTATAAAGTTTACCAGTTATGCATGCAACATGATATCCTGTACCTCCTAGCCCTGCTTCCCACTTCCCTAGTCTCAAGCGCAAGAAAAACCCATCCAAATGCGATAGTGAAGTGTTGGAGTTCATCCATCTGAAGCAATTAAAAAGAGTAATTAAAATGGAAACAAGCCAATAGGTATATGTATAACAGCGACAACTGGTGAAAATAGTGCCAAATAAATTAATTTAGGGCAAGAAGTAAACCTTTACAACCTCTATAGCCCCAAAGTAAATAATATATAAGCTAAGTTGTGATAATAGATTAACACAGCTTGTGTAAAATATTATGTATAACATGATTTGCTTACTTGAGAATGTCCACACGAGAAAACCGAAGACCTCTGATGACATCAAAAATTCCTTTTGGAACATCTGTTATCTCCTTACTAACAAGATTGGaagaaattatattttctttcaaaCTGTTCTCGGTAGGATCAGAAGTTCTCTGCTTCTGAACTTGATTGGAACCAGAAGTTATTGCAAACCAAAACTGCTTTCTGTTGTGCATTAGGTCACTATTAGCAAGTTCAATGGGATGGCCTTGCTTTATTTCAAGAAGGCTAGGCAAACATTCATTCCTGTTCCGATTAACAGGAGAAACGTTGTGTTCTAACTGCTGTGACCTGTTTGAAGATGAAGTTGGGCAGGAAATAGCCCAGTGATCTAGTTGAAAACATCTAATGCACAAACAAGAAGATTCCTCAGCGCCATCATAAGATCCGATGCTTCTAATAAGAACTTCCAACTCAGATTCTGTCACCTCTGAACAGTTGCGCAAGTCATGGCCACTTCTGCCACAGAAGAAACAAGTTGTTCTTGTGTAACTATACTCATTTCTTGTTGAAGAAGGTATTATGTGTTTAAGGGCATCCAATCTCCTAGCAAACAGAGAGGCCAGTGCTTCTGACTTCTTGAATTTGGCAGAAGGTATAATACGATGCAGATTATTCATCGACCTTTCATAATTATTGTCATCCATCTCTTTCGAGCTGGCTGCCGCATCACTATCTTGGTCACCAGCTGAAGTCTCCTTTGCTTCAGAGCTTGCCTGTTCGATCCGACACTCCACACTTGTTAATGTTTCATGTGTAGTTGGCTTGGAATTATCTATGTTCAGAACAGTACTTCCGGGAGTTTTGTTGGAGAATCTAGTAATCCACAGGCTACGAAGAGACTGATTTCTATTGGACATGTCACTAGAAGCTTTGTTTTCTGCTGAAGTGGTCCTACTAGCCTCCTGAGGAGAAACAACTGGAGGCATAATCTGAGTTTGCATCGGTAGCATCTCTTTGCGAGCCACTGTAGATTGATTGAATTTGTCATTAGACATTAGCATGTGTGAATCTGACATATCGTCTCCCCGATGACAGGATATTGGAGGAACATTGATGAGGACTTTGTCAGCTGACGGATGATCCTCTTTCGGTATTTCTGTTTCAGACACCTTCAAGGTTGGGCAGTATAGCGACTGAAATACAGATTGGAAACCAATAGACTTGCTATTGGAATCATGATTTTTGTCATACATAACAATTTCCTGATGATTAGTCTTCCCCTTTCCATGATTTTCCTCATTATTAGGAGTAAAGGTGAGAGCAAGAGTAGGAGACTCTTCGAGATTGGATTTAGGGAATCCCTTTACCATGTTTGAAATCCAAGTCATGAAAGAGCTATTATTACGTTCAACTGTCGATTCTGTAGCAGTATCTCCACGCATATCCGTCCTGATTCTTTTACTTCCAACAAAAAACTGCTGCTCAAAGTGCCAACGCTTAGTACCCTTCGGGATTAACCTTGTACTGTTGCAGCTTTCTACACTCTCATGGCTATTCTCCTCATCATTTGACATTTTGCTATTGTCATTTCCGTCTGATAATGCTTTTCCTTTGCCTTTCCTTCTATATGATGAGGACCTGCTATGTGTTGGAGAAGTTTCAGGTGGAGCAGAACCGTCCCTAAGAAGTTGCTCCTTGTTCTGATCACAAGTCTCGTTAATCCCTCGAAGATGCATATCATTCTCAGCTGTGCACTCCAGTTTCTCCAGTCCTGGCAGAGCGGTAGATTCTAATGTTTTGTCTGCTTCCTTTTCGGTCTGTGAGTTTGGAAGCAGACACGCAAGGGGCTCAGAGTCTTTGACAGCAGGAATTAGAGCTTCTCCCTTTCTACACTTGTCACTAGTCGACATTTCTTGATTAATTTTCCCTGCTAGAGGTTCGGTAGTTTCCATATCAACCTTGGAACTGGCTTGGTGTAGCAGAGATCTCTCTGTTCCAAACTCTCCCTTACCTGCATCAAACAAAGTGATTTAATAAGACACATGTTATGAAATCGGACACCTTACTagtgttgggtgtgcgaacaaagtaccacattggtagctgaaagaaaaaggagctacttataaggagttggatactcttaatgatgtgaggccttttgggaaaaactgtgcgggcttggcccaaagcggacaatatcacatcaaaagaaaaatggttTAGCGGGATGAGTATAAAGATGGCGGAGTGTGGCGTGGAGCCTGGCTTAGTGCCTTTGTCCGTCTATGGGCTGGTTGATGACATTTACCCATAGCTTTGAAGACGCAAACACAGCCTTTGGGCTTCGGTGATCGTAAATACTCTAACGATGTGGGTGGCACATTGACACGTTGAATCTCGCTGATGAGTCATGTGGAACTTAGTTCagggagattgttgggtgtgcgacaatatcacatcatgttaggCACTTTTGgagacaatatcacatcatgttaagagtatctttgggccgttttagcccaacaaagtggtatcagagcttgtggTTGTATTTGATTTTGTTGTCGTCTATTTGAATGATGGAGGCAAATATGAGCAAGATGGTTTGTTTAAATGGCAGTAATTACCATATTTGAAAAAACAAGATGAAAGATCTTCTATTTGTCAAGAAATTACATTTACCTATGTTTGCTTCTAAGAAACCCGAGTCTATTAAAGACGAAGAGTGGGAATTTGAGCACTTACAGGTTTGCGGCTATATTAGGCAATGGGTTGAAGATAATGTTCGAAATCATTTTGTGAATGAGACAAATGCTAAAAGCTTGTGGGAAAAGCTCGAGACACTTTATGCTTCAAAGACTGACAATAATAAGTTGTTCCTACTGAAACAATTGACGAATATTAGATACAAAGAGGGCAGCCCTATTTCTGATCATATCAATGATTTTCGGGGTGTCCTTGATTAGCGTTCGGAATGGGTgtcaagtttgatgaagaaatacgGGGACTTTGGCTTCTTAATACCGCGGACTCTTGGGAAATTCTTCgagtttctttgactaattctCGCTCCGAGTGATGGTGTAACCATGGAATATGCTAAGAGTGGTGTTttgaatgaagagatgagaagaagatctcaagcgtcgtcttcttcaacttcatacTCTGATGTTTTGGTTACTGAAGACATGGGAGAAGTAGTTTCAGAGGTCAAAATGACAGAGGGAAAAGTAGAAGCAAGTCAAGATCCTCCAGGTACAAGACTCTTACATGTGACTCTTGTCACTTGAAAGGGCATATCAAGAAACATTGCTACAAGTTTAAGAGAGACCagaaaaggcaaaagaaagaaggcgataatgaaaatcgtgttgttgttgttgctgaaaatgatcttcttgttgcttgtggtaaaaatgatatcaatcttgTTTGTGATGAGTCTATCTGGTTTGTGGATTCAGGTGCCACTTCTCATGTCACGCcaaagaaggaattattttcttcttatactccgggtaattttgaaaatttacgaATGGGCAATGATAGTGAGGTTAAGGTACTTGGTATTGGCACGATCGCTGAAAAGTAAGAACGGTTCGAGGTTGGTTCTTAACAATGTCAACGCATGCGGATGTAATCCGCGTAGGAAAGCTTGATGATGATGGTTATGATCAAACCATTGGTGGTTGGTGGAAGCTTAAAGGTTCATAGTTGTGGCTCGAGGTTACAAGATGTCCACTTGTACTTATTTCAAGGCTCCATTTGTAGTGACTCGGTAAATTTGGTGGAGAATGATACTTATCGAATTATGGCATAGAAGGTCGAGTCATATGAGAGAGAAGGGGATTGATAACTTCACTAAGAAGAATTTGCTTTACGGAGTGAAACAAGCAAAGTTAAAGAGATGTGTTCATTGCTTAGCGGGGGCGAAAAGAGTTTCTTTTCGAGTCATTCACCTTTAAAGTTGGTTATGATTTGTGTGGTCCTTTTAAAAGTTCGGTGGTGCGCTTtactttgtgacttttattgatgatcacTCGCAAACTCGGGGTATTTCCTTTGAAGTCCAAGGACCAAGTACTTGATGTGTTAAAGACTTTTCGGGCCTAGggaagaaactaaaatgcatTCGGAGACAATGGAGGTGAATACATTGGTCCCTTTGATAATTATTGTAGGACAAACAGGTATTCGACGAAGAAAACTCCTCCAAAGACTCCTCAGTTAAATGGTTTAGCAGAGAGGATGAACAAAACTCTAGTTGAGAGGGTTCTCAGTAAATTTGGTGGAGAATGATACTTCATCAGAATTATGGCATAGAAGGCTGAGTCATATGAGAGAGAAGGGGATTGATAACTTGGCTAAGAAGAATTTGCTTTCTGGAGTGAAACAAGCAAAGTTAAAGAGATGTGTTCATTGCTTAGCCGGGAAACAGAAAAGAGTTTCTTTTCAGAGTCATTCACCTTCTAGAATGCATGATTTGCTGGAGTTGGTACATTATGATTTGTGTGGTCCTTTTAAAGTAAGCTCTCgtggtggtgcactttactttgtgacttttattgatgatcacTCTCGCAAACTCTGGGTATTTCCTTTGAAGTCCAAGGACCAAGTACTTGATGTGTTAAAGACTTTTCAGGCCTTGGTTGAGAGACAGATAGggaagaaactaaaatgcatCCGCTCAGACAATGGAGGTGAATACATTGGTCCCTTTGATAATTATTGTAGACGACGGGGTATTCGGCGGCAGAAACTCCTCCAAAGACTCCTCGGTTAAATGGTTTAGCGAGAGAGGATGAACAAAACTCTAGTTGAGagggttagatgtttgctttcgGATGCTAAGTTGCCAGTATTCATTTTGGGCGGAAAGCACTTAATACCGCCgcttatgttatcaatttatctcctCGTCGTTGCTTTGGATGGTGATGTCCCTGACAGAGTTTGGTTTGGTAAggatgtctcttatgctcatctGAGAGTCTTCGGGTGTAAGGCCTTTGTGCATGTTGCTAAGGATGAGAGGTCAAAGCTTGAAATTAAAACTAGGCAGTGtatcttcattggttatggtCAAGACAAATTTGGCTATCGTTTCTATGATCCAGTTGAGAAGAAACTTGTTAGAAGCTGTGATGTTGTGTTCCTTGAAGACCAgacaattgaagattttgacaaAGCTGAGAAGGTTGATTCTCAGAGCAATAAGAGCTTAGTTGATGTTGATCCACTTCCTGACTATTGCACTTGAAGAAAATCTTTAAAATAATGA
This portion of the Lycium ferocissimum isolate CSIRO_LF1 chromosome 1, AGI_CSIRO_Lferr_CH_V1, whole genome shotgun sequence genome encodes:
- the LOC132066559 gene encoding uncharacterized protein LOC132066559, which translates into the protein MTNFNDDDIDLGLALGCTTRNNVQTKPKDDSSGAGVNASSTVDMAFAASDPLSELVWSPRKGLSLKCADSSLADKKPFLLWNVGPSNLIGSPSQSDRFLKGTYDENAAYEKIIDSHEMFRTSVMGGSKSGNEVVKLETNQDEQNVKNTEKGFCITQDITHTVESCENHAGKGEFGTERSLLHQASSKVDMETTEPLAGKINQEMSTSDKCRKGEALIPAVKDSEPLACLLPNSQTEKEADKTLESTALPGLEKLECTAENDMHLRGINETCDQNKEQLLRDGSAPPETSPTHSRSSSYRRKGKGKALSDGNDNSKMSNDEENSHESVESCNSTRLIPKGTKRWHFEQQFFVGSKRIRTDMRGDTATESTVERNNSSFMTWISNMVKGFPKSNLEESPTLALTFTPNNEENHGKGKTNHQEIVMYDKNHDSNSKSIGFQSVFQSLYCPTLKVSETEIPKEDHPSADKVLINVPPISCHRGDDMSDSHMLMSNDKFNQSTVARKEMLPMQTQIMPPVVSPQEASRTTSAENKASSDMSNRNQSLRSLWITRFSNKTPGSTVLNIDNSKPTTHETLTSVECRIEQASSEAKETSAGDQDSDAAASSKEMDDNNYERSMNNLHRIIPSAKFKKSEALASLFARRLDALKHIIPSSTRNEYSYTRTTCFFCGRSGHDLRNCSEVTESELEVLIRSIGSYDGAEESSCLCIRCFQLDHWAISCPTSSSNRSQQLEHNVSPVNRNRNECLPSLLEIKQGHPIELANSDLMHNRKQFWFAITSGSNQVQKQRTSDPTENSLKENIISSNLVSKEITDVPKGIFDVIRGLRFSRVDILKWMNSNTSLSHLDGFFLRLRLGKWEAGLGGTGYHVACITGLKGEKIERDSKNCIYVNVCGVKCFVESQYISNQDFLEDELTTWWSKSLESGGEVPTEGDLRLKLEERMKLRF